In Actinomycetota bacterium, the sequence GAGCCACATCGCCCACCTGTCGCGGCGCGGCAACTTCCCCGACCCGGGGTCGACGACGCGCAGGCTGGCAGCAGCCGGCTTCGTGGACATCGACTGCCGGCTCGTCGGGCGCATCGTGACCCCCGATGACGCCCACGAGTACCTGACGACGATCAACCTGGGACGTCAGGTCCAGGCGCTCCCGGACGGCCTGGCCCCCCGCTACGTGGACGACGTGATCGCCGTGCTCGGGGAGCCGGTCGAGATCGACTACGTCCGCCTGGACATCGACGCCGTACGGCCCGCATGACGCGGTTCCTGCTCGTCCGCCACGCCGAGTCGCAGTGGAACGCGCAGCGTCGTTGGCAGGGACACGCCGACCCGCCGCTAACCGACCGCGGCCGCGAGCAGGCGCGCGCGGCGGCCGCGGCCATCGCCCCCTTCGATGGGCCCGTCTTCTCATCCGATCTGAAGCGCGCGCGGGAGACGGCCGAGATCGTCGCAGGGGAGCTCGGGCTCGGCCCGGTGACCACCGACCCGGACCTGCGCGAGATCGACGTCGGCGCGTTCAGCGGCCTCACCGCCGACGAGGTGCGTGAGCGGCTCCCGGACGCCCACCGCGCCTGGCGGGCGGGAGAGCTCGACGCGTACCCGCAGGGCGAGAGCAAGCGGGACCACCTCACCCGGCTGTTGGTGTCCTTCGAGCGGATCGCGACGCAGCACGCGGGGGATGTCCTGGTCGTCTCCCACGGAGGTTGCCTGACCCAGCTCGAGCGCCACCTGGGGG encodes:
- a CDS encoding histidine phosphatase family protein; translated protein: MTRFLLVRHAESQWNAQRRWQGHADPPLTDRGREQARAAAAAIAPFDGPVFSSDLKRARETAEIVAGELGLGPVTTDPDLREIDVGAFSGLTADEVRERLPDAHRAWRAGELDAYPQGESKRDHLTRLLVSFERIATQHAGDVLVVSHGGCLTQLERHLGVHPGRPSTNLTARWFEWDGSLRAVSERLQLAPAAPPERRRVH